The following is a genomic window from Amycolatopsis acidiphila.
ATCAATCGACCTGATCAGCCGCACGAAGACCTCGCTGGTGAAGTCCTCGGCCAGGTGCTCGTTGGCCACGCGGGCATGGACATACCGGCGAACATCGCGTACATAGCGGCTGTAAAGGACACCGAGCGCAGCCCGGTCGCCACCCTTCGCGGCGCTCAGCAGCGCCCACGAGCCGTCGTCCGGGTCCGGCGAACCGGCAGCCGGCCCGTCTGCCCTCATGAATCCGGAGCCTGGACTGACCAAAGTTACGGTCGGACCTTTTTCAAGGGCATGACTCGGCATGTCGTCCACTCCTTTGTCACGACTTCGCACCCGATCGGCCTGCGGGGACATCACGTTCGTCCCCGAGTCAGGCCGCACAACGGCACCAAACGTGAGCATGGCATGACGTGTTGGCGGTCACATCCACCCTGCGAGCCACGTTCATGCCACCGCAGGGGCACCCTTGCCGCCATCCAACCGCGAGGCCGGAGGCTTCCACCCAATGGAGGCAAAATCGTTCAGGGTCCATTAGAGACTGTCCACAACCCTGTCGCCCGGCACGTGGCGCCGGGCCGAAAATTTCTGCCATCGCCCTTGACGGGGCTTCACTCCCACAGGTTACTATCGATCGCCCAATGCTTACCGGGTGAAACTGCTCGTGAGAGCAACCGGAGGGATGGACACATGGGACTCAGCGTTGAGTCTTCGGATGATTTGAAGCATCGGCAGCCGCGCTTACGGCTGTGGGACGCGTTCGAGCCACGGGAGCGGACCGACGTCCTGGAAACACTCGAGAGCGCGAGACGCCTGCTTGCCCCCGAAGCGATGCCGGCCATCGAGGACATCAACGACTTCGCTGCCGCGACACTCGCCCTGAACACGGCCTGGGACGCCATCAGCCGCGCGGTGAACGGGGAAGGGGATGCGATCGAGGCGGTCACCTCCGCCGGCGACCTGACCCACCTGCTTTTCCAGATACACGGCGCCGAAAGCATCGTCCACAGGATCGAATCGAAGAAACGCGTCGAAGGGGTGGTGGCCGTCCGCGAGGTACTGAGCCTGCTCCGCGATTCCGACAGCGTCGAGGAACTGACCGGCAAATGCCCGATGGTGGTTTCCAAACTGGGGTTCGACCGGGCCATGTTCTCGATGATCGACCAGTCGGTATGGACGCCTCAGCGCGCCTATGTCGACGGCGACTCCGAATGGGCGGAGGAGATCGTCAGGTCCGGCCAGGAACACCCCCAGCAGCTCGTCTCCTCGTTACCGGAATTCGAGTTGCTGGGTCGCAGGAACGGCATTCTGGTCGCCGACGCGCAGCACAACACCAAGGTGTACAAGCAGATCGTCGCGCCGTCGCTGTCCCGTTCTTATGTTGCCGCGGCGCTGAAGTCCGAAGGCAAGGTCACCGGCTTCCTGCACTGCGACCAGTTTTTTCACCACCGTGACGCGAGCGAGTTCGACCGCGACCTGCTGAACCTGTTCGCCGAGGGATTCTCCTACGTGCTGGAAAGGGCCGTTCTGCTCGATCGAGCCGCCGCGGTCCGGTCCGAGGTGGAAGAATCCGCGAAACGGATATGGGCGGCGGCCGAAGGGCTCGGCGGACGGAACTTCACCAGAGTCAGCGACTCCGCGGTGCCAGGACGCGCTCCGGGAAAGCCTCCGGTACAACAACATCCGTCTTTCGACGCCTACGGGTTGACCCGCCGCGAAACCGAGGTGCTGCGCCTCATGGTCGAGGGCAAGGGCAACGGGCACATCGCGGATCAGCTGGCGATTTCGGCCGGCACGGTGAAATCACACGTCAAGCACATTCTCCGCAAGATCGGCGCGACGAATCGCGCCGAGGCGATCGCCTGCTGGTTCAACACCCGGGGCCACGACGGCGGCACCCTTTCGTAAAAGCCGCGCCCGGTACCGGTTCCTGCCGATTGGTCGGCAGCAACCGGTACCGGGTGCCCCCTACTTGTCCAGATAGACGGACCTGATCTGCTGGTACGCGGCCAATCCCTCCGGACCGAGCTCACGGCCGAGACCGCTGGCCTTGATCCCGCCGAACGGCGCCGTCGGATCCGGAAGATATCCGTTGATGCCAATGGTTCCGGTGTTCACCCGCCGCGCAACGTCAAGGCCGCGATCAGGGTCGGTGGTCCACACCGAACCGCCGAGCCCGTAGTCGACGTCATTGGCGATCCGGACGGCATCGTCGACATCGCCGTACGGGATCACACACAGGACCGGGCCGAAGATCTCCTCCTGCGCGATGGTCGTGGCGTTGTCCACGTCCGCGAACACGGTCGGCTCGACGAACCAGCCCCGATCCAGGTCCTTCGGGCGCCCGCCACCCGTGGTGACCCGAGCGCCGTCGTTCCTTCCTTTCGCGATATAGCCTTCCACCCGCTCGCGCTGCCGGGCGCTGACCATCGGGCCGACCTGGGTCGCCGGGTCGAGCGCGTCGCCCACGGTGAGCGCGCCCGCGAAACTGGTGAAGGTGTCGACGATCTCGTCGTACCGGCTTCGGGGCGCCAGTATCCGGGTGCCCAGGTAGCACGCCTGCCCGTTGTTGAGCAGGCACGCGCCGAACAGGTTCTGCAAGCTCGCCGGCAGGTCCGCGTCGTCCAGGATGATCGCAGCGGACTTGCCGCCCAGCTCCAGGGTGACCGGACGCAGTAGTTCGCCACACACCTTGGCGATCGAACGGCCGGCCGCCGTGGAGCCCGTGAACGCGATCTTGTCGACCTGCGGATGAGCCACCAGGTACGCACCGATCTCCCGCCCCCCGGGGACGATACTGACGACGCCGTGCGGGATGCCCGCCTCTTCGATGGCCTCCGCGAGGAGGTAACTGTCCAGCACCGTCTCGGGAGACGGCTTGATCACCACCGTGCATCCGGCGGCCAGCGCGGGCGCCAGCTTGAAACCGGCCAGTGCCTGGGGAAAGTTCCACGGAATGATCGCGCCGACGACGCCGGCCGGCGTCCGGGTCACCAGCGTGTTGCCGCCGAACAGTCCCGGCCGGGTCTCCTCCGTGGCGGCGTTTTCGACCATGTCGGCGTAGTAGCGCAGCAACGTGGCCGGGAACATCGCCTCCAGCTGTTCACCGATCACCCGCGGCATGCCGTTCTGGCCGCTCACCCGCTCGACGATTTCCGCGCCACGGCTCTCCAGCGCCGCCGCGAGACGGCGCATGGCCTCGGCCCGGCGTGCCGCGGGCCAGCTCGACCAGCCGCCGGGATCGTCGAAGGCCACCCTCGCGGCGGCAACCGCGCGGTCCACGTCCCGCTCCGACGCCTCCGGAACGCGGCCGATGACCTCCTCGGTGTTGGCCGATACGACGGTGATCACCTCGGACGAGTCCGGCGTAACCCAGTCGCCACCAATAAAAAGCGAGTCGTACTCAATCAAATCAGACATCATCTCTCCATCTGGGTTATTCACAATGCGCCGGAGAAATCACTCGGCCGATTCGGGAACACGCACCGTGAGACCGTCCAGCTCATCGGTGAGCAGGATTTGGCAGGACAGCCGAGAATTCGGCCGGACGCTCTCCAGGAACTCGAGCAGGTCCGTTTCCTCTGGCGTCGGCTCGTCGAGCGCGTCGCACCATTCTTCCGCCACGTACACATGGCAAGTGGCACAGGAACAACTTCCGCCGCACTCCGCGACGATCCCGGCGACGTTGGCCGCCACGGCGGCCGACATGAGGCTGCATCCGGCGTCGACTGCCAACTCGTGCCGAGAGCCATCGGAATCGTCGACACAGATAACCTTCGGCATCATCTCTCCATCATCGTGCTGTACCGACTTCTCGCAGCGGAATCGAATGATCGGCGAGTTTGCCGGGATCGACCCGCGTGCCATTTTCGATGAACCGCCGTCCCGCCATGAACTCCGTCGAGGCGTTGATCGCCTCGACGGCGACAACGGCTTCGTCACGGAGGTGAAAGAACGCCGCGCGGTTCCCGTCCGCAGACGACCTGCACACGACGCGCTCGCCTTCTCCGACAAGGCCTGCGGTCTTCAGTTTCAGATCGAACTGATCCGACCAGAACCACGGCACTTCCGATTTCGGGCCCGGACGCGCCAGTATCGCGGCCACCGCCTGCCCGGCCTGCTCGACCGCGCTCGGGATGCTCTCCATCCGGTACAGGCCCGGCCGGCCGGGCAGCGGCCGACGCGTCATGTCGCCGACCGCGTAGATGGAACGGTCGCTGGTCCTCGATCGCTCGTCCACGACGACACCTCCGTCACATGACAGACCTGCCGCGCGAGCCAGCTCGTCCCGGGGAATCGCACCGACACCGACGAGCGCGGCATCGCAGGGCAGCTCGGTCCCGTCGTCCAGCAGCACCGTTCCGACCGAACCGCGGCGGTTGGGCCCGAATCCCTTGACCCGTCCGGAAACCAGGATTTCCGTTCCGTGCTCCTGGTGATACCTGGTGAGGAACTCCGACAGCCCGGTGCCGGCGACCCTCGGCAGGAGTCTCGATTCCCGTTCCACGATCACGACTGAAATGCCCTTGGTCCGGCAGGCCGCGGCGACCTCGAGTCCGATGTAGCCGCCACCCACGATCGCCAGTTTCTGGCCGGGCTTCACCAGTTCCTTCAGGCGTCCGGCGTCCGCCACCGTGCGGAGCCGCTCGACCCCTTCGAGTTCCGAGCCCGGAACATCGAGGACGCGGGGCGCGGCGCCGGTCGCGAGAATCAGGCTGTCGTAGCCGAGTGTGCTGCCGTCGTCGAAGGAGATCACTTTGTCGCCGGCGGCCACGCCCACGACCCGGCATCCGAGCCGCAGTTCGATCTCCTGGTCGCCGTAGAAACGGGCGGGTTTGAGGTGAATGTCCTCGGCGCTCACGTCGCCGGTGACGTATTTCTTGGACAGCGGTGGACGGTGGTACGGGACCACCGGTTCCTCGCCGAGCAGGATCACCTCACCGGCGAATCCCTGCTGGCGCAGGAAGGCCGCGGCGTTCGCACCACCGTGTCCCGCGCCGACCACCACCACTCGCCCGACACGTTCGTCCCGCATCGCGCCGGCTACGCCTTGGTGAACTGGACCGGAAGCCGGGTCAGTCCGCCGACGAAATTCGCTTGGGACAGCTTCGGATCGCCGGTGAGATCCACCGACTTCAGCCGCGGGATCAGCTCTTCGAACAGGATCCGCATCTCCAGTTTCGCGACGTGCTGGCCGAGGCACATATGCGGGCCGTAGCCGAACGAAATATGCCTGTTCGGCTTGCGCGTCACATCGAAGACATCGGGACTGTCGAACACGTCCTCGTCACGGTTGCCGGACGGGTAGCAGAGCATGAGCCGATCACCACTCTTGATCTCCTGCCCGTGCAACGTCGTGTCCCGGGACGCCGCGCGCATGAAATGCTTCACCGGGGCCACCCAGCGGATGGCCTCGTCGACGAGGCTCGGGATCAGCGACAGGTCCTCGCGAACCCTCTTCAGTTCCTCGGGGAACTCCGCGAAGGCACGCATGGCACCGGAGATCGTGGACGAGGTGGTGTCGTGACCGGCCGTCGCGATCGCCAGGTAGTACCCGTTACACAGGGATTCCGACAGATATTCGCCGTCGACCTTGGCATTCGCGATCACCGAGAGCAAATCGTCCGCCGGGTTGGCCCGGCGATGGTCCGACAGGCCGCTGAAGTAGGCGTAGAAGTCTCCGACGGCGGCCATCCACATCCGCGCCGCGACGTCCGGCTCGAGCTTGACATCGTCACGCTGCTGCTCGGGATCGTTGGCCCCGAACAACTCCTGGGTCAGTTTGAGCATACGGGGCTCGTCCGATTCCGGAACACCGAGCAGGGTCATGATGACGTGCAACGGAAAGCGCAGGGCGAAGTCCTGCACGATGTCGACCCGCCCGTCCGACTCCAACAGCTTGTCGACGGCCGCGCGGGCAAGACCGCGAATGCGTTCCTCGAAGGTCCGCAGATTCCTCGGCATGAACCACTGCGCCGTGACGCCGCGCATCTTCGTGTGCTCCGGCGGATCCATGTAGGTCACCATGTCGATCGCGCGGACCGTGCCGTTGTTGATGCTCCGGATGAACGCGTCACTGGCCTGGTCGTTGAGGATGGGGTTCTCGACGCCGCTGGTGAACAGCTCCGGCTGCTTCTCGACCTCCATGATGTCGGCGTGCTTGCTGATGAGCCACACGGGATCGAACCCGTCGAGCTTGGCGAGACCGACCGGCCTGTTCTCCCGAAGCCACTTGTAGGCTCCGTAGAAGACCTTTTCATCGGTGTGCGACTCCGCCAGCATGACGCCCCGCGCGATCTCGTCCGGTACGGCGGCGCGACTGCCCAAGTCTGCGGTCACGAGTCAGATCCTTCCTGGTGATGTGCGTTCGATGACACGAAGATGGCTACGCGTTTTCGTTGAGCAGGACGGCCTTGACGGTCTCGCCGGTCTCCTGTTCGTGGATCGCGTCGTTGACCGCGGCGAAGGGGAACGTCTTGACCAGCTTGTCGAACGGAAACCGGCCGGCCTGGTACAGCTCGATCAGCCGGGGAATGAACTCGTCGGGATTGCTGTCCCCTTCGACGATCCCCATGACTCGTAGCCCCAGGACCATCGCGTGGATGACGTTCACCCACAGCGTGGCTTCCGGGTCCGCCGGCACACCGACGAGGCCGAGCAGCCCGCGCGGAGCCAGGCACAGCGCGACACTCGCGAGCACGTCGGCGTTGCCCGAGGTGTCCAGCACGAAGTCCACTCCGGCAGGCAAGGCAGCCCGGACTTGATCCGGCAACGGGCCGTCCACGGGGTCGATCACCTGTGTCGCCCCGAGTTTCAGCGCCCGTTCGCGACGAGAGGCATGCGGCTCGGACACCAGGATGTTCGCGCAGTTCTGGACGACCGCGCCCAGGACCGCGGAGAGCCCCACGGCGCCGGCGCCGACGATCAGCACCGAGGAACCCGGCGGAGCCTGGAACGAGTTCATGATCGCACCGGCGCCGGTCTGGATTCCGCACCCGAGCGGGCCGAGCAATTCCAGCGGCACCTCGCCGGAGACCTTGACGACATTGCGCTCGTTCGCCAGTGCGTAGTCGGCGAACGAGGACTGACCGAAGAAATTGCCGCGGACTGTCTCCGTACCGGAGGACAGCACCGCCGAACCGTCGGGCCGGACTCCCCCGTAGTTGAGGGGCGCGAACTGGTGACAGTAGGCCTGGCGGTCGTCCGTGCAGTTGGGGCACTCGCCACAGCTGTTGAACGTGAGGACCACACGATCTCCGGGCTGGACCTTCGTCACCGACTCCCCGACCCGTTCCACGTAGCCGGATCCCTCGTGGCCGAGGACGGCGGGCAGCTCGATGGGGATCGCGCCGTCACGGGCCGCCAGATCGCTGTGACAGATACCGACGGCGCTGATCTTCACAATGACCTCGTCGGCACGGGGCTCGTCCAGGGTCAGTGATTCCAGCTCGAATTTCGCGTGCGCTTTTTTCGCGACGGCGGCAGTAACTTCCATGGGATCCTCACGATTTCGTCGATTCCGCGCTGAATCAGTTCATGCGGTGACCATCCGTGTCTGGTCGATGAAGTCATCCTCCGCCGCTGTGGCTTCTGACACATCATCCCCGGTAGGGATTCTCATATCACTCCGGTAGCACATCCTCGCCCTGATCACCGGTGGATAGCCCACATCACCAGCTCAGCGATGCCAAGCAGGACAAAGAATCCCGCGAAGACCTGACACGCGAGGGCGCCCCGGCGGATGGCTCGCTCCTTGCTTTCCCTGACCACTGCGGAAAGCGTGCGGGGCGCCAGTCCGGCGGCGTTTCTCGTGCCCCACCGGCCGAGTGCGAAGACTGGTATCGCGAACAGCAGCGCCATCACTGACCAGGTCATCGCGGCTCGTCCGTCGGGGACGGCGGGTGAGCGTCCTCGGACACTCCGGACAGGTCCGGGGCGGGCGGCGGCGTATCGGGATCGGCGGGCCGGTACGCGTCCGCGTATTCCACGTTCGCGTTCCTGATTTCGTTCGCGAGCCACGTTCGCCATTCATCGAGTGCCTGCTGTGACCGCAGCTGATCTCGTAACCGGTCCCTGACCTGATCGAGCGTGAGCGGAACGGCGGGCTCGATCCGCACGATCCGGCCGACGTTCCAGCCGTGCGCGGTTTTCACCGGGCCGAACACGCCGCCGACCCCCGGCTGGAACGCGGCGTCGGCGTACTGCTGCTCCAGCTGGCTTCGCTCCACCAGACCGAGTTCACCGCCGGCGGAACTGGTGGCCTGGTCGAGGGAGTACCGCCGCACCAGACCCGGAAAGTCCTGACCGGCCTTCGCGGCGGCGGCCACCTGATCCGCCTGGTCTTCGCTCGCCACCACGATGTTCTGGATGTCCCGCTTCTCCGGCTCCACCATGGAATCCTGGTGGTCCCGGTAGTACTGACCGACCGTCTCGTCGGTGACGCGGGCGGCCGCGTCGGACGTCACGGCCTGGAAGAGCAGGTCCGCGCTCTGCTGCCGTTTGATCTCGTCGATGACGTCGCTCTGTGAAGCACCGTAAGCGCGCAGGAGGTCCGTGAAGGAGCCCTGGCCCGACGACGTCAGCTGGGTGCTGATCATCTTGGCCAAGGTGTCGTTCGCCGACTGGTCCGAGATCAGAATGTTCCGCGACCGTGCGGCATTCCCCAGAATGACGTCCACGGCCACGGTTTTCGCCGCGTCGCGCCGGAACCGATCCTGCTGGTCGGCTCCTTCCGGCGGTTTTATCCCGTAGAGCGCGCGGAGCGCGGAGATTCTTTGCTGCACCTGGTCTTCCGTCACCTCAGTGCTTCCGACACGCAGAGCCACACCGTCCGGCAGACCGGTCACCTTCGCCACGACCATCGGCGTGATGGCCCCGAGTACAGCCACCACCACCACGGCGGCGGCGGCCACGGCTCGTCCCCGCTTGCCCCGGGGAACCAGACGGTGCAACGCTTTCCGTGCCTTCACCGCGAATTCTCCCGGCACGAGTCTCACGCGTTGACCTCCTCCCGCGCGGGCACCGCCGAAGGCGATCCACCTTCCGGCCTGCCATCCGGCTTCCGCGACAAAGCGACCACGAGGTGCGCCGCGGCGAACGACAACCCCACCGTCGCGGCGAGGATCAGGCCGAATTCGCGGACGATCTGCAGCCCGGACACGGACAGGGCCGCGAAGCCGAGCGCCGCCGCCAATGCCGCGGCCGCCACGACCCGCCCCGTCCGCACCCCGCTCCCCCGAGCCGAGCGGACGCACAGCATGACGGTGAACTCGCACGCGGTGGCCGCGGTCAGCGATCCGAGCGCCAGGGTCAGCGGTGTCAAGGACAAACCGAGCGCCGCGATCCCAGCCAGTCCCCATCCCGTGGCCAGACCCGCGGCCAGCACAGCACGCAGGGCGTCGGACCGCCTGCGCAGTCCGATCAGCAGGACGATTCCTGCCCCAGCGATTCCGATCGCACTCGTCAGGTAGCGGTCGGCGGAGACCAGCTGGTACCCACGGGCAGCCACCACCGGCAGCCCGACCAGATCCGTCGCATAGCCGGGCGGTGGTGGTGGGATGGCCGCGCGTGCATCGCCGATCAGCCGGGCCTGATCCCGGAGATCCTGCAGTCCCAGGAGAAAGCTCATCGTCGCTCGCTGGTGGTCGGCCCGCAGCACCGCCCCGGTCAGGTAGTCGGGCAGCAGGTCCGTCCCGGCGGTCACCTGCTCCTGTGTTGGCGACGGGCCCAGGAATTCGAGGAGGCTGGGCAGGCTCACCACCGGCCTCATCCGGTCGCCGAGCCGCAACGCGAGCTGGTCCTGCACCTGGCGCATCCAGGCCAGTGCCCCGGGTGTGAGCACGTCCGGGCCGCGCAGAACCACCTGAACCTCCCCGGACGCACCCAGCACGTCCTCGGCAATCTGGATGTCGGCGAGCGCGGGCAGCCCGGACGCCAGCTTTTCAGGCTGTGCCTCCACATTCAGCCTCGGTAGCGCCACCCAGCCCGCCGCGGCGATACCGGCCGCCAGCACCAGCAGGCCGGCACGGCCGCCCACGGAGAGCGGGCGCCGGCTGCCCTCCGGTCGAGCTTCTTCCACGGTGGCCAGAGGGCTCGGCCGCGCATGATGCGACAGGTGCCGTCCGACGAGCAATGCCAGGCCGACGCTGAACAACAGGCCCGCCGCGAGAGCCAGGCCGAGATCTCGCACGAACGGTAGTGGGGAAAGGGCCAGTGAGGCGAACGCTGTCGCCGCGGCCAGCCCCACGACGACGACACGACGTCGTCCGGTGGGATGGGCGAGATATGCCTGGTAATCGCTCGCGATGCCCACCAGAACCGGCAGGAACGCGACGACTCCGAGTGAGACCGCGTGATCGAGCCATCCGAACAGGGCGAGTACGGCGGCGGTCGCCGCAAGTGACGTCGCGAGCGGCAGCAACCGGTACCTCTTCGGCCGGATCCAGGGCACCGCGAAGTAGCACACACCGATCAGCACGATCGCCAGCGCGCCCAGCAGCGGCGCCTGCCACCGCACCTCGCTGCCCAACGCCGCGGTGACGGCGGGGATCCCGGTCACCGTCACACGCTCGGTCGTGAGCCCGGCGCCGTCCACAGTGGATCTGACGTTGGCAGTCAGCCGCTCCGTGCCTGCCTGGTCGAGATCCTCTCGCGGGCGGATCAGGATCGCCACCGATCGCGGATCAGGGACGACGAAATGCCACTCGGGCTTGGGCAGACCGTTCTGGTCGAAGATGACGCGCGCGACGAAACCGGGATTGCGCAACGTGGGCAGGCCCGCGGGGAGCCCGCGGACGAGGAGCGGGCCGTACCGGGCGTCGAATTCCGCCACTGCCGCATCGCGTGCCGCCGTGACGGCCTTGTCCGGCTTCCTCTCCTCTCGGGCACGCTGCTCCGCCTGTGCTGCGACAGCGTCCCTGCGCCCGGCCAGCGTCGCCAGCAGGTTCTGCGACGCCTGCGCGATCTGGTTCAGCACTGTCGCCGGACCGTAGACCACGGCCGTGTCGGGCAGCTTCGCCAGCTGACCCTCCAGCGCCAGCAGCTTCGGCAACTGCTCCGCACCGAACATCTGCTGTGGCTGGCTGGTCCTGGCGAGCACGACGATCG
Proteins encoded in this region:
- a CDS encoding cytochrome P450, whose amino-acid sequence is MTADLGSRAAVPDEIARGVMLAESHTDEKVFYGAYKWLRENRPVGLAKLDGFDPVWLISKHADIMEVEKQPELFTSGVENPILNDQASDAFIRSINNGTVRAIDMVTYMDPPEHTKMRGVTAQWFMPRNLRTFEERIRGLARAAVDKLLESDGRVDIVQDFALRFPLHVIMTLLGVPESDEPRMLKLTQELFGANDPEQQRDDVKLEPDVAARMWMAAVGDFYAYFSGLSDHRRANPADDLLSVIANAKVDGEYLSESLCNGYYLAIATAGHDTTSSTISGAMRAFAEFPEELKRVREDLSLIPSLVDEAIRWVAPVKHFMRAASRDTTLHGQEIKSGDRLMLCYPSGNRDEDVFDSPDVFDVTRKPNRHISFGYGPHMCLGQHVAKLEMRILFEELIPRLKSVDLTGDPKLSQANFVGGLTRLPVQFTKA
- a CDS encoding aldehyde dehydrogenase; this encodes MSDLIEYDSLFIGGDWVTPDSSEVITVVSANTEEVIGRVPEASERDVDRAVAAARVAFDDPGGWSSWPAARRAEAMRRLAAALESRGAEIVERVSGQNGMPRVIGEQLEAMFPATLLRYYADMVENAATEETRPGLFGGNTLVTRTPAGVVGAIIPWNFPQALAGFKLAPALAAGCTVVIKPSPETVLDSYLLAEAIEEAGIPHGVVSIVPGGREIGAYLVAHPQVDKIAFTGSTAAGRSIAKVCGELLRPVTLELGGKSAAIILDDADLPASLQNLFGACLLNNGQACYLGTRILAPRSRYDEIVDTFTSFAGALTVGDALDPATQVGPMVSARQRERVEGYIAKGRNDGARVTTGGGRPKDLDRGWFVEPTVFADVDNATTIAQEEIFGPVLCVIPYGDVDDAVRIANDVDYGLGGSVWTTDPDRGLDVARRVNTGTIGINGYLPDPTAPFGGIKASGLGRELGPEGLAAYQQIRSVYLDK
- a CDS encoding NAD(P)/FAD-dependent oxidoreductase translates to MVVVGAGHGGANAAAFLRQQGFAGEVILLGEEPVVPYHRPPLSKKYVTGDVSAEDIHLKPARFYGDQEIELRLGCRVVGVAAGDKVISFDDGSTLGYDSLILATGAAPRVLDVPGSELEGVERLRTVADAGRLKELVKPGQKLAIVGGGYIGLEVAAACRTKGISVVIVERESRLLPRVAGTGLSEFLTRYHQEHGTEILVSGRVKGFGPNRRGSVGTVLLDDGTELPCDAALVGVGAIPRDELARAAGLSCDGGVVVDERSRTSDRSIYAVGDMTRRPLPGRPGLYRMESIPSAVEQAGQAVAAILARPGPKSEVPWFWSDQFDLKLKTAGLVGEGERVVCRSSADGNRAAFFHLRDEAVVAVEAINASTEFMAGRRFIENGTRVDPGKLADHSIPLREVGTAR
- a CDS encoding NAD(P)-dependent alcohol dehydrogenase — its product is MEVTAAVAKKAHAKFELESLTLDEPRADEVIVKISAVGICHSDLAARDGAIPIELPAVLGHEGSGYVERVGESVTKVQPGDRVVLTFNSCGECPNCTDDRQAYCHQFAPLNYGGVRPDGSAVLSSGTETVRGNFFGQSSFADYALANERNVVKVSGEVPLELLGPLGCGIQTGAGAIMNSFQAPPGSSVLIVGAGAVGLSAVLGAVVQNCANILVSEPHASRRERALKLGATQVIDPVDGPLPDQVRAALPAGVDFVLDTSGNADVLASVALCLAPRGLLGLVGVPADPEATLWVNVIHAMVLGLRVMGIVEGDSNPDEFIPRLIELYQAGRFPFDKLVKTFPFAAVNDAIHEQETGETVKAVLLNENA
- a CDS encoding 2Fe-2S iron-sulfur cluster-binding protein, which translates into the protein MARGSIPANSPIIRFRCEKSVQHDDGEMMPKVICVDDSDGSRHELAVDAGCSLMSAAVAANVAGIVAECGGSCSCATCHVYVAEEWCDALDEPTPEETDLLEFLESVRPNSRLSCQILLTDELDGLTVRVPESAE
- a CDS encoding peptidyl-prolyl cis-trans isomerase, whose amino-acid sequence is MRLVPGEFAVKARKALHRLVPRGKRGRAVAAAAVVVVAVLGAITPMVVAKVTGLPDGVALRVGSTEVTEDQVQQRISALRALYGIKPPEGADQQDRFRRDAAKTVAVDVILGNAARSRNILISDQSANDTLAKMISTQLTSSGQGSFTDLLRAYGASQSDVIDEIKRQQSADLLFQAVTSDAAARVTDETVGQYYRDHQDSMVEPEKRDIQNIVVASEDQADQVAAAAKAGQDFPGLVRRYSLDQATSSAGGELGLVERSQLEQQYADAAFQPGVGGVFGPVKTAHGWNVGRIVRIEPAVPLTLDQVRDRLRDQLRSQQALDEWRTWLANEIRNANVEYADAYRPADPDTPPPAPDLSGVSEDAHPPSPTDEPR
- a CDS encoding helix-turn-helix domain-containing protein, whose translation is MGLSVESSDDLKHRQPRLRLWDAFEPRERTDVLETLESARRLLAPEAMPAIEDINDFAAATLALNTAWDAISRAVNGEGDAIEAVTSAGDLTHLLFQIHGAESIVHRIESKKRVEGVVAVREVLSLLRDSDSVEELTGKCPMVVSKLGFDRAMFSMIDQSVWTPQRAYVDGDSEWAEEIVRSGQEHPQQLVSSLPEFELLGRRNGILVADAQHNTKVYKQIVAPSLSRSYVAAALKSEGKVTGFLHCDQFFHHRDASEFDRDLLNLFAEGFSYVLERAVLLDRAAAVRSEVEESAKRIWAAAEGLGGRNFTRVSDSAVPGRAPGKPPVQQHPSFDAYGLTRRETEVLRLMVEGKGNGHIADQLAISAGTVKSHVKHILRKIGATNRAEAIACWFNTRGHDGGTLS
- a CDS encoding RND transporter family protein, with the translated sequence MRARLPELRAPRWIRGLRRMPSGRRLLAGVLIAGAAAGMAQGLLNLHTDTSPESFLPAGDPALGSLQDAARSFGGDPIVVLARTSQPQQMFGAEQLPKLLALEGQLAKLPDTAVVYGPATVLNQIAQASQNLLATLAGRRDAVAAQAEQRAREERKPDKAVTAARDAAVAEFDARYGPLLVRGLPAGLPTLRNPGFVARVIFDQNGLPKPEWHFVVPDPRSVAILIRPREDLDQAGTERLTANVRSTVDGAGLTTERVTVTGIPAVTAALGSEVRWQAPLLGALAIVLIGVCYFAVPWIRPKRYRLLPLATSLAATAAVLALFGWLDHAVSLGVVAFLPVLVGIASDYQAYLAHPTGRRRVVVVGLAAATAFASLALSPLPFVRDLGLALAAGLLFSVGLALLVGRHLSHHARPSPLATVEEARPEGSRRPLSVGGRAGLLVLAAGIAAAGWVALPRLNVEAQPEKLASGLPALADIQIAEDVLGASGEVQVVLRGPDVLTPGALAWMRQVQDQLALRLGDRMRPVVSLPSLLEFLGPSPTQEQVTAGTDLLPDYLTGAVLRADHQRATMSFLLGLQDLRDQARLIGDARAAIPPPPPGYATDLVGLPVVAARGYQLVSADRYLTSAIGIAGAGIVLLIGLRRRSDALRAVLAAGLATGWGLAGIAALGLSLTPLTLALGSLTAATACEFTVMLCVRSARGSGVRTGRVVAAAALAAALGFAALSVSGLQIVREFGLILAATVGLSFAAAHLVVALSRKPDGRPEGGSPSAVPAREEVNA